In Lepisosteus oculatus isolate fLepOcu1 chromosome 17, fLepOcu1.hap2, whole genome shotgun sequence, a genomic segment contains:
- the sult6b1 gene encoding sulfotransferase 6B1 → MNKAFQTELTKRMEAAKHMKEEDKLYRYNGLLYPTVMCSPENLKALETFEAREDDIMLAAYPKCGFNWMIGVLHKIVAAATGRSNENPNNHPKFPPMLEFLDPAKQKTLAAAPSPRVVGTHVPPQNFPKSFFEKKTKILVVFRNPKDTAVSFFHFTNGNPVLPTAESWDKFFSDFISGEVPWGSYFDHALAWEEHMDNPNVMVVTYEYLKENLSEAVQQIASFFNCSLSEEQIQTITQESTFKAMKENSKNSHGPMSNVFFRKGEVGDWKNQFSDAQSQEMDAKFEQFLAGTKLGAQLQYDVYCK, encoded by the exons ATGAACAAAGCATTTCAGACAGAATTGACTAAAAGGATGGAGGCAGCCAAACACATGAAAGAAGAAGACAAGCTTTATCGTTACAATGGCTTGTTGTATCCCACTGTCATGTGCAGTCCTGAGAATCTCAAAGCGCTGGAGACTTTTGAAGCAAGAGAAGACGACATTATGCTGGCAGCTTACCCAAAGTGTG GGTTTAACTGGATGATAGGAGTGCTGCATAAAATTGTAGCTGCTGCCACAGGTCGTTCAAATGAAAATCCAAACAATCACCCTAAGTTTCCTCCAATGCTGGAATTCCTTGATCCGGCGAAACAAAAG acaTTGGCTGCAGCACCTTCTCCAAGAGTTGTGGGAACTCATGTGCCCCCGCAGAACTTTCCCAAATCCTTTTTTGAGAAGAAAACAAAG ATTCTGGTGGTGTTCCGCAACCCTAAAGACACGGCTGTCTCCTTCTTCCACTTCACCAACGGCAACCCTGTTCTGCCAACTGCGGAGTCCTGGGACAAGTTCTTCTCAGACTTTATCAGTGGAGAAG TTCCCTGGGGCTCTTATTTTGACCATGCCCTTGCCTGGGAAGAGCACATGGACAATCCCAATGTAATGGTCGTGACTTACGAGTACCTGAAGGAG AACCTGAGTGAAGCAGTACAGCAGATAGCGAGTTTCTTCAACTGCAGCCTGAGCGAGGAGCAGATCCAGACTATCACTCAAGAGAGCACATTCAAAGCCATGAAGGAAAACTCCAAGAACTCACATGGTCCAATGAGCAatgtctttttcaggaaag GGGAGGTGGGAGACTGGAAAAACCAGTTCAGCGACGCGCAGAGCCAGGAGATGGATGCCAAGTTTGAGCAGTTTCTTGCCGGGACAAAGCTGGGGGCTCAGCTGCAGTATGATGTCTACTGCAAGTAG